A genome region from Paenibacillus sp. J23TS9 includes the following:
- a CDS encoding histidinol-phosphatase, protein MKFDLHTHHFRCGHADGNIRDYIEAGISAGLQAIGISDHTPYFGEKEEQAFPRIAMGKSELVNYVSEVLRLKEEYEGKIDVLLGIESDYFPGHAETYREILSAYPFDYIIGSVHSVGGISIFNKNRWKGLSGKQHIEVKEDYYRLIQDSARSGMFQILGHIDAMKGNYPDFADIPAEHILDETLQVIAQQGVAIEINTSGKTKLSGGWYPSDAILERACHFGVDVTFGSDAHKPARVADELAQVADRLKSIGFTEWVYYKNKQKINVPL, encoded by the coding sequence ATGAAATTTGACCTTCATACGCATCATTTCCGCTGCGGACACGCGGATGGTAATATCCGTGATTATATTGAAGCCGGCATTTCAGCCGGACTGCAGGCGATTGGAATTTCAGATCACACCCCTTACTTCGGAGAAAAAGAGGAGCAAGCCTTTCCCCGCATTGCCATGGGCAAATCCGAGCTTGTCAATTATGTCTCGGAGGTGCTCCGCTTAAAAGAGGAATACGAAGGGAAAATCGATGTGCTCCTCGGCATTGAATCCGACTATTTTCCGGGGCATGCGGAAACCTACCGTGAGATACTGTCAGCTTATCCGTTTGACTACATCATCGGCTCGGTCCATAGTGTTGGAGGCATCAGTATCTTCAACAAGAACCGCTGGAAAGGACTGAGCGGGAAGCAGCATATCGAGGTGAAAGAGGATTATTACCGCCTCATTCAGGATTCGGCGCGAAGCGGCATGTTTCAAATTCTGGGACATATCGATGCCATGAAGGGAAACTACCCTGATTTTGCCGATATTCCGGCGGAGCATATCTTGGATGAAACGCTGCAGGTTATTGCTCAGCAGGGTGTAGCAATCGAAATCAATACCTCAGGCAAAACAAAGCTGAGCGGCGGCTGGTACCCTTCGGATGCCATTCTCGAGAGGGCTTGTCATTTTGGCGTGGATGTTACCTTTGGCTCCGATGCGCATAAGCCGGCACGTGTGGCGGATGAGCTTGCCCAGGTAGCTGACCGGCTGAAATCTATCGGTTTTACAGAATGGGTGTATTATAAAAATAAACAGAAGATCAATGTACCGCTGTAA
- a CDS encoding LysR family transcriptional regulator — MNISQLETLITISKTMSFRKAGELLNLTQPAVSAQIKSLEDEFKTVLVDRNQPVTLTDRGEVFLEHAERILAVVEELKQRLSDLEHIPQGHIALGTTTSIAIQILPRVLSYFQNQFPLIKTSIQSMASSQIYTSVENGQIDVGIGYLIERNPNLMTSVLYYDTFELIVSPRHPLASKSAVSMEVLQDTPLILLSHDTVGRRFTDEILKTHGITPNVVMELSSSEEIKRMVEIDLGAAIMSKQSVASELRHGTLKIIQLRELEVSHPVGVIYKSGKYLNSAMQQFLDDVRGMPETQFISSE; from the coding sequence ATGAACATCAGTCAACTGGAGACACTGATTACCATCTCAAAGACAATGAGTTTCCGCAAAGCCGGTGAACTGCTTAATTTGACCCAGCCTGCCGTATCCGCCCAAATCAAGAGCCTGGAGGATGAGTTCAAAACCGTTTTGGTCGACAGGAATCAACCGGTTACGCTAACAGACCGGGGGGAAGTATTCCTTGAGCATGCCGAGCGGATTTTGGCCGTTGTCGAAGAGCTTAAGCAGCGTTTGTCTGATCTGGAGCATATTCCTCAAGGACATATCGCGCTTGGAACAACAACTTCCATTGCCATTCAAATATTGCCTAGGGTGCTCTCATATTTTCAAAACCAGTTCCCTCTCATTAAAACCTCTATCCAGTCCATGGCTTCCTCACAGATTTATACCAGCGTGGAAAACGGCCAAATAGATGTTGGAATCGGTTACCTGATTGAGCGTAATCCCAATCTGATGACATCCGTTCTTTATTATGACACGTTCGAGCTCATTGTCTCGCCGCGTCATCCCCTAGCAAGCAAATCGGCGGTTTCCATGGAAGTACTTCAGGATACGCCCCTGATATTGCTTTCACATGATACGGTTGGCAGGCGCTTTACGGATGAAATACTTAAAACACACGGCATTACGCCCAACGTTGTCATGGAGCTGTCCAGCAGCGAGGAAATCAAGCGAATGGTTGAAATTGATCTTGGCGCTGCTATTATGTCCAAGCAATCGGTTGCAAGTGAGCTCCGCCATGGCACACTGAAAATTATTCAATTGAGGGAGCTTGAGGTCAGTCATCCCGTCGGGGTGATCTACAAATCCGGAAAATATCTCAATTCTGCCATGCAGCAATTTTTAGATGATGTCAGAGGAATGCCTGAAACCCAGTTTATCAGCTCCGAATAA
- a CDS encoding chemotaxis protein CheX → MKAEVINPFLESARLVIEQVIQVSPSTGSLGIKTVELIQDHIWIHIGMTGQLSGNIMFGIHEHVALRMVSAMMGGYVLTEMDEMGQSAISELGNMISGNASTILSNQGVSVDITPPRVVKSEQVTSFLPQKALSIPLLMDGIGELDIQVMIS, encoded by the coding sequence ATGAAAGCGGAAGTTATCAATCCTTTTCTGGAATCTGCGCGGCTTGTGATCGAGCAGGTTATCCAGGTATCGCCTTCAACAGGAAGCCTGGGAATCAAGACTGTGGAGTTAATCCAGGACCATATATGGATACATATCGGAATGACCGGACAACTGAGCGGAAATATTATGTTCGGTATTCATGAGCATGTGGCATTGCGGATGGTGTCTGCCATGATGGGAGGATACGTGCTGACCGAGATGGATGAGATGGGGCAAAGTGCCATTTCTGAGCTCGGCAACATGATCAGCGGCAACGCAAGCACCATTTTATCCAATCAGGGAGTGAGTGTCGACATTACGCCACCTAGAGTGGTGAAAAGCGAGCAGGTCACTTCGTTTCTTCCGCAAAAGGCGCTCAGTATCCCTCTCTTAATGGATGGTATCGGAGAACTGGATATTCAAGTCATGATTTCATAA
- a CDS encoding SDR family oxidoreductase yields MLENKVVVITGASSGIGLLTAQMLSSEGAVPILVARSHQKLVEASNGITGKHGIKVMDVTRDDQVKQTFEEIVQDYGRIDILLNNAGYGKFENAVDMPTEEYERMMEVNYMGTVRCTKAVLPHMLERQSGHIVNIASMAGKIGTAKSSAYTATKHAVLGFSNALRQELRETGITLSTVNPGPIDTPFFDIADPSGGYVSNVKWLMMKPEHVASKIVQLMKTGKEELNLPLKAAAAMRLYQLFPRLSDKLTYRMMNKK; encoded by the coding sequence ATGTTGGAGAATAAAGTGGTTGTTATTACAGGAGCATCAAGCGGGATCGGCCTGTTGACGGCTCAGATGCTCAGCAGCGAGGGAGCTGTTCCGATTTTAGTTGCACGCTCACATCAGAAGCTGGTTGAAGCCTCAAACGGAATAACCGGGAAACACGGGATCAAAGTCATGGATGTGACCCGTGATGATCAGGTGAAGCAAACGTTTGAAGAGATCGTCCAGGACTACGGTAGAATTGATATCCTGCTGAACAACGCGGGTTATGGTAAATTCGAGAATGCAGTGGACATGCCCACTGAGGAATACGAGCGGATGATGGAAGTGAATTATATGGGAACCGTGCGCTGTACGAAGGCCGTGCTCCCCCATATGCTTGAACGCCAAAGCGGTCATATCGTGAATATCGCTTCCATGGCGGGCAAGATCGGTACGGCGAAATCCTCTGCCTACACAGCAACCAAGCATGCAGTGCTTGGTTTTAGTAATGCCCTGCGGCAGGAGCTGAGGGAGACGGGAATCACCTTGTCAACCGTCAATCCGGGACCGATTGATACGCCTTTTTTTGATATCGCAGATCCCTCGGGTGGTTATGTGAGCAATGTAAAATGGCTGATGATGAAGCCGGAGCATGTAGCGAGCAAAATTGTACAGTTGATGAAGACGGGCAAGGAAGAGTTGAATCTTCCATTAAAAGCCGCCGCCGCTATGCGGTTATATCAGCTGTTTCCACGCCTTTCGGATAAGCTTACTTACCGGATGATGAATAAAAAGTGA
- a CDS encoding DEAD/DEAH box helicase, whose product MNETSFTALGIDQSLVDGLSEYGITEPTPVQAEAVPAILKGADVLARSQTGTGKTLAYLLPILQSIDVELKSAQKLVIAPTQELAMQIVRESEKYGQIRGIQVLGLIGGAALKRQVEKLKQHPQLIVGTPGRLRELIEVRKLKMHHINAIVVDEVDQVFQLGGAGDVDRILRSALRDRQLVFLSATVSPETAGLVKREMENPVEIGIDPDQSTAKGLEHIYFAGEERDKMENLRRVIRHFNPKKVMVFVNQTETIGEVQAKLNFMGLPAEALYADADKMVRSRVLTGFRSGKFKVMVASDVAARGLDIEGLEMVINYDPALDSEHYVHRAGRTGRMGRSGLVVSLVTNRQIFIMNKFAKELGISLEERKLFGGKVLEPREVSSSQGQAVRRKSEDKDTTAKAKISSGVVDQGSVKSRPDKAENRKAPVPAKKQSEPFRGGKPSERQSRSERERDRKNKGAPKWLKDKKNP is encoded by the coding sequence ATGAACGAAACTTCATTTACAGCGCTGGGTATCGATCAATCTCTGGTCGACGGCCTGTCGGAATACGGAATTACGGAGCCAACTCCGGTACAAGCGGAGGCTGTTCCTGCAATACTAAAAGGAGCAGACGTGTTGGCCCGTTCGCAGACAGGGACAGGCAAGACGCTTGCCTATCTGCTGCCCATACTGCAAAGCATAGATGTTGAATTAAAATCGGCTCAAAAGCTTGTGATTGCACCAACCCAGGAACTTGCCATGCAGATCGTTAGAGAAAGCGAGAAATATGGTCAGATCAGAGGTATCCAGGTACTTGGACTGATTGGGGGAGCCGCACTTAAACGTCAAGTGGAGAAGCTGAAGCAGCATCCACAGCTTATCGTGGGAACGCCCGGAAGATTGCGGGAGCTTATTGAGGTCCGTAAGCTGAAAATGCATCATATCAACGCGATTGTCGTGGATGAAGTTGATCAGGTGTTCCAATTGGGTGGAGCGGGTGATGTGGACCGGATTCTCCGCAGCGCGCTCCGGGACCGGCAGCTGGTGTTTCTTTCGGCCACCGTCAGTCCGGAAACGGCTGGACTTGTGAAACGGGAAATGGAAAATCCGGTGGAAATCGGCATCGATCCGGACCAGTCCACTGCGAAGGGACTCGAACATATTTATTTTGCCGGAGAAGAGCGGGATAAGATGGAAAATCTGCGCCGCGTCATCCGTCACTTCAATCCGAAGAAGGTCATGGTTTTTGTCAATCAGACGGAAACTATTGGTGAAGTTCAGGCAAAGCTCAATTTTATGGGGCTCCCGGCCGAGGCGTTGTATGCGGATGCCGATAAGATGGTAAGAAGCCGTGTGTTAACCGGTTTCCGCAGCGGCAAGTTCAAGGTGATGGTTGCCAGTGATGTGGCTGCCCGGGGCCTCGATATTGAAGGACTCGAAATGGTCATCAACTATGATCCTGCGCTGGATTCCGAGCATTATGTACACCGTGCAGGACGTACCGGACGGATGGGACGCAGCGGCCTGGTGGTCTCGCTGGTGACGAACCGGCAAATTTTTATCATGAACAAGTTTGCTAAAGAGCTTGGCATTTCACTGGAGGAACGCAAACTTTTTGGTGGCAAGGTGCTGGAGCCAAGAGAAGTCTCTTCCAGTCAGGGGCAAGCCGTACGGCGGAAATCTGAAGACAAGGATACGACTGCCAAAGCAAAAATCTCGTCGGGAGTCGTTGACCAGGGTTCGGTGAAAAGCCGCCCGGACAAGGCGGAAAACCGTAAGGCACCCGTTCCGGCCAAAAAACAGAGCGAGCCCTTCCGCGGAGGGAAGCCGTCTGAGCGGCAAAGCCGCAGCGAGCGGGAGCGGGATCGGAAGAACAAAGGTGCTCCCAAATGGCTGAAGGACAAAAAGAACCCTTAA
- a CDS encoding ABC transporter ATP-binding protein, with amino-acid sequence MSGNTVLDIQGLSGGYSLNRPVLHDISFQVKPGEMVGLIGLNGAGKSTTMKHILGLMNPQKGDIRVQGKKREEDSETYHGSLAFVPESPLLYEEMTVREHLEFTARAYGVGRGDYEERADRLARIFRMQDKMDSLSTHLSKGMRQKVMIMCAFVARPSLYIIDEPFLGLDPLGIRSLLDFMVELKEGGSSILLSSHILSTIENYCDRFIVLHQGSVIAQGTLQDIAAQAGTNGAGLEDMFYTLVQGRD; translated from the coding sequence ATGAGCGGCAATACTGTGCTGGATATACAGGGTTTAAGCGGCGGTTACAGCTTGAACCGGCCTGTACTGCATGATATTTCGTTTCAGGTGAAGCCCGGAGAAATGGTTGGACTCATTGGCCTGAACGGTGCAGGGAAAAGTACAACCATGAAGCATATTCTTGGACTGATGAATCCCCAGAAAGGGGATATCCGGGTTCAGGGAAAGAAGAGGGAAGAAGATTCGGAAACCTATCATGGGTCACTGGCCTTTGTACCGGAATCTCCGCTTTTATATGAAGAAATGACCGTGCGCGAGCATCTGGAGTTTACTGCAAGAGCTTACGGAGTCGGGCGCGGGGATTATGAAGAGCGGGCAGATAGATTGGCACGGATCTTCCGGATGCAGGACAAAATGGACAGTCTATCGACTCACTTGTCCAAAGGGATGCGGCAGAAGGTCATGATTATGTGCGCATTTGTGGCCCGCCCTTCGCTTTATATTATTGATGAGCCCTTTCTCGGGCTGGATCCGCTGGGAATACGCTCCCTGCTGGATTTCATGGTTGAGTTGAAGGAAGGGGGCTCCTCGATTTTGCTGAGCTCACATATTCTTTCGACGATTGAAAATTACTGCGACCGGTTTATCGTACTGCATCAGGGAAGCGTCATTGCGCAGGGAACTCTGCAGGATATCGCCGCGCAGGCGGGTACTAACGGGGCAGGACTGGAAGACATGTTCTATACCCTCGTGCAAGGCAGGGATTGA
- a CDS encoding ABC transporter permease: MDLSQLRSERRGRFWGKEVLPYLGYVIQSGVAVLLLFLLIAFSAWYTSLVQHIPAGLPIRWIMLILFVPLTVNSGFRTYLQPADTVFLLPQESKMNNYFNASWISGVVYKLLGLALVFLISWPLYVRSDEDPKSFWPFLIILIALKVLASYGCWKELRMVSRRATMAYRLLRYVILALAVAAWLWQPEGRSLIFIVLLAATYIVALRIPAKHLVAWDRLIAQEKTQSGRVLMMLGWFVNVPGRQQRIYARKWLSWAGNRIPWKPEAAYRYLLMKSFVRSDILGIVLRAGILGALLVWWTRSGMMGSGIYLFFVFLAGVQISSLLRYHSESFWLHVYPIPPGSRRTNAVGLAFQIQLLFAVLTWLPLLGAGSDRLGPVFLTLAIGVILCLLFRFFAGRKKTSDDDDE; the protein is encoded by the coding sequence ATGGATTTAAGCCAATTAAGATCTGAGCGCCGCGGCCGTTTCTGGGGAAAAGAAGTACTGCCATATCTCGGTTATGTCATCCAGAGCGGGGTCGCGGTACTGCTTTTATTCCTGCTCATTGCATTTTCGGCATGGTATACTTCCCTGGTCCAGCATATTCCCGCTGGTCTTCCGATCCGCTGGATTATGCTGATTCTGTTCGTACCCCTGACGGTGAATAGCGGCTTCAGAACCTATCTTCAACCCGCAGATACCGTATTTCTGCTTCCGCAAGAATCCAAAATGAACAACTATTTTAATGCGAGCTGGATTAGTGGTGTGGTATACAAGCTGCTGGGGTTAGCTCTTGTATTTTTGATATCCTGGCCGCTCTACGTCCGGAGTGATGAGGATCCGAAGTCATTTTGGCCTTTTCTGATTATCCTGATCGCGCTTAAGGTTCTTGCCAGCTATGGCTGTTGGAAAGAGCTTCGAATGGTGTCACGGCGTGCTACGATGGCTTATCGGCTTCTTCGTTACGTAATACTTGCGCTTGCTGTTGCAGCCTGGCTTTGGCAGCCGGAGGGCAGAAGTCTGATCTTCATCGTGCTTCTTGCTGCTACATATATTGTGGCACTTCGTATCCCAGCCAAGCATTTGGTAGCATGGGACAGATTGATCGCCCAGGAAAAGACACAAAGTGGCCGCGTTCTGATGATGCTGGGCTGGTTTGTCAATGTACCGGGCAGACAGCAGCGCATTTATGCGAGAAAATGGCTGTCGTGGGCGGGAAACCGCATTCCATGGAAGCCTGAGGCTGCGTACAGGTATCTTCTGATGAAAAGCTTTGTGCGAAGCGACATTCTGGGCATCGTGCTGCGGGCAGGAATTCTTGGAGCGCTTCTTGTCTGGTGGACCCGGAGCGGCATGATGGGCAGTGGCATTTACTTGTTCTTCGTATTCCTGGCAGGAGTCCAAATATCATCACTTCTGCGATATCACAGCGAATCCTTCTGGCTTCACGTGTATCCGATCCCTCCGGGCAGCCGCCGTACGAACGCAGTCGGGCTCGCTTTCCAAATCCAGCTGCTGTTTGCGGTACTGACGTGGCTTCCTCTCCTTGGAGCGGGTTCTGATCGTTTGGGTCCCGTATTCCTCACGCTGGCTATCGGAGTCATTTTATGCTTATTGTTCCGTTTCTTTGCTGGGCGGAAAAAAACATCGGATGATGACGATGAATAG
- a CDS encoding YjcZ family sporulation protein, giving the protein MSEEVRGGYGYGCGHGMFGNTGAILVLFILLVIITRSFWV; this is encoded by the coding sequence ATGAGCGAAGAAGTAAGAGGCGGATACGGATACGGTTGCGGACACGGAATGTTTGGTAACACTGGAGCAATTCTGGTACTCTTCATCCTCCTGGTAATCATCACTCGTTCTTTCTGGGTATAA
- a CDS encoding aminotransferase class I/II-fold pyridoxal phosphate-dependent enzyme has product MLNSLAEQLNEGVKSSNPHVYDMLSTLGKEIYFPKEGILSQSAEASGHAKKYNATIGIATEGGIPMHLDVIQSKLSAFQPKDLYPYAPPAGKPELRTAWLTKMKEENPSLREKSLSSPIVTNALTHGLSVVADLFVNEGDAVIYPDKNWENYELTFGIRRHAEIVNYPLFTDEMTFNSQGLRDALLAQKDKGKAVVILNFPNNPTGYTPGLKEGNEIVAAVKEAAEAGINVVVVTDDAYFGLFFEDSLKESLFGKLADLHPRVLAVKVDGATKEEFVWGFRVGFITYASDSKEVLHALEQKTLGIIRATISSGAHPSQTFVLEALKSPEFHAQKEEKFQIMKGRANKVKTLLDSGKYKDVWEYYPFNSGYFMCLKLKDVSAEELRTHILHQYGVGTIALGEHDLRVAFSCIEEEYLEELFDLVYKGIHDLQNK; this is encoded by the coding sequence ATGTTAAATTCATTGGCTGAACAACTGAACGAAGGCGTTAAGTCCAGCAACCCGCATGTCTATGACATGCTGTCCACACTGGGCAAAGAGATCTATTTTCCAAAGGAAGGCATTTTGAGCCAGTCTGCTGAAGCCTCCGGACATGCCAAGAAGTACAATGCCACGATCGGCATTGCAACCGAAGGCGGTATCCCGATGCATCTGGACGTGATCCAAAGTAAGCTATCTGCTTTCCAGCCGAAGGATTTGTATCCGTATGCTCCTCCTGCAGGTAAGCCAGAGCTCCGGACAGCATGGCTCACCAAAATGAAAGAAGAGAACCCTTCCCTGCGTGAAAAATCACTGAGTAGTCCAATTGTGACCAATGCGCTGACACATGGACTGAGTGTGGTTGCCGACCTCTTCGTCAATGAAGGGGACGCTGTCATTTATCCTGATAAAAACTGGGAGAACTACGAGCTGACCTTCGGTATCCGCCGTCACGCCGAGATCGTTAACTACCCACTTTTTACCGATGAAATGACGTTCAACAGCCAAGGTTTGCGTGATGCACTGCTCGCACAAAAGGACAAGGGAAAAGCGGTAGTGATCCTCAACTTCCCGAATAACCCTACAGGCTATACACCGGGTCTTAAGGAAGGCAATGAGATTGTCGCTGCTGTCAAGGAAGCCGCCGAAGCTGGCATTAACGTGGTTGTGGTAACCGACGACGCCTATTTCGGATTATTTTTTGAAGACTCCTTGAAGGAATCTCTGTTCGGCAAGCTGGCAGATCTCCATCCGCGCGTACTCGCTGTCAAAGTCGATGGCGCGACCAAGGAAGAATTCGTCTGGGGCTTCCGCGTCGGGTTCATCACCTATGCCTCTGACAGCAAGGAAGTGCTGCATGCACTTGAGCAAAAGACGCTCGGCATCATCCGTGCAACCATTTCAAGCGGAGCCCATCCTTCTCAAACCTTCGTGCTTGAAGCGCTCAAGTCACCGGAGTTCCATGCGCAGAAGGAAGAAAAATTCCAGATCATGAAAGGCCGTGCCAATAAGGTTAAAACACTGCTGGACAGCGGCAAATACAAGGATGTATGGGAATACTATCCGTTCAACTCGGGATACTTCATGTGCCTGAAGCTGAAGGATGTTTCCGCTGAGGAGCTTCGTACGCATATCCTTCATCAATATGGCGTCGGAACCATCGCTCTTGGCGAGCATGATCTCCGCGTCGCCTTCTCCTGCATTGAGGAAGAATATCTTGAAGAACTCTTTGACCTGGTGTACAAGGGAATTCATGATTTGCAGAATAAATAA
- a CDS encoding pyridoxamine 5'-phosphate oxidase family protein: MRREEFSITEEQEIDEFLSGMSFGFLGTVGENGHPRVTPLNYVYHQGIFYFHGSRIGEKMKHLKASPYVSFSVADEYAVIPSYFTDPSLACPATSYFKSVTASGRAEIVQDLEEKAAAFSLLMKKLQPEGGYDPIEASHPAYASRLRNVAVVKIAADHISAKFKFGQNLNTDKREQVLCGLESRGAQRDLETAEHIRSSIPVSRKKKTGKEPQAADDDY, encoded by the coding sequence ATGAGAAGAGAGGAATTCAGCATCACTGAAGAACAGGAAATCGATGAGTTTTTATCCGGTATGAGCTTTGGCTTTCTCGGCACTGTGGGAGAAAACGGACATCCCCGGGTTACACCGCTGAATTACGTATACCATCAAGGAATCTTCTATTTCCATGGCAGCCGGATCGGCGAAAAGATGAAGCATTTAAAAGCGAGCCCTTATGTAAGCTTCAGCGTGGCCGACGAATATGCGGTCATTCCATCGTATTTTACTGATCCGAGCCTGGCCTGCCCAGCCACCTCCTACTTCAAGAGTGTAACGGCTAGCGGAAGGGCAGAAATCGTGCAGGATCTTGAGGAAAAGGCTGCGGCCTTTTCGCTGCTGATGAAGAAGCTGCAGCCGGAAGGCGGCTATGATCCCATTGAAGCATCCCATCCGGCATATGCCTCGAGACTGCGCAATGTGGCTGTGGTTAAGATTGCAGCAGACCACATCAGCGCCAAGTTCAAATTCGGACAAAATCTGAATACAGATAAACGGGAGCAAGTACTGTGCGGGCTTGAATCCCGGGGCGCACAGCGTGACCTTGAAACCGCTGAGCATATCCGCAGCAGCATTCCAGTCAGCCGTAAAAAGAAAACCGGCAAGGAACCTCAGGCAGCTGATGACGATTATTAA
- a CDS encoding PLP-dependent aminotransferase family protein, with the protein MELSLHMQSYLSKYRYKYLALYHALREAIQDGRLPGGIKLPSTRELADMYGLSRGAVAQSYDMLMAEGYVHTETGRGTYVTHAGYSPRPKAEIKDTPVKLSSWGERLISLPRGPADPAMQAEISFINQPLDMSHFPYEEWRSALSYAGGRKGSELQHKAPPEGDCQLREAIASHLRVTRGIMARAEHIVLFSGSMQGIALLFQLLMNEGDTAVVENPGFHGIRRAIKACGGIAIPAEVDRQGVKPQEWDSGILFVTPSRQYPTGAVLSLERRRQLLDWAQRHNAVIIEDDYDSEFRFAGRPIEPLKALDTQERVIYMGSFSQTMFTGLRLGYAVLPEGLVGAAVRAKSLYEPMSPGFLEQRALARFMAKGGYMRHLRRLTRLYGARHEHFCNLMKEQASHLFELIPGDAGLHVYAHWLRSPEEYTAFCMAINQRGISFRDAQVYRLDEGTPAACFGFAHLEEDQITEGISRLIAAWQDVQNFA; encoded by the coding sequence ATGGAACTGAGCCTCCATATGCAATCGTATCTCAGTAAATACCGATACAAGTATCTTGCGCTGTATCATGCGCTAAGGGAAGCAATCCAAGACGGACGTTTGCCGGGAGGGATAAAGCTGCCTTCTACCCGGGAACTGGCAGATATGTACGGGTTATCCCGCGGAGCCGTGGCTCAGAGCTATGACATGCTAATGGCAGAAGGCTATGTACATACCGAGACAGGCAGGGGGACCTATGTGACCCATGCAGGTTATTCACCCCGTCCTAAGGCGGAAATAAAGGATACACCAGTAAAACTCTCCAGCTGGGGCGAGAGGCTGATTTCACTGCCACGGGGGCCGGCAGATCCAGCGATGCAGGCAGAAATCAGTTTTATCAATCAACCGCTGGATATGAGCCATTTTCCGTATGAGGAGTGGCGGAGCGCCCTTTCTTATGCCGGCGGACGAAAGGGGAGCGAATTGCAGCATAAAGCTCCGCCAGAAGGAGACTGTCAGCTGCGTGAAGCTATTGCCTCTCATTTACGTGTCACGCGTGGCATTATGGCTAGGGCCGAGCATATTGTTCTTTTCAGCGGGTCGATGCAGGGAATTGCGCTGCTGTTCCAGCTGCTGATGAATGAGGGGGATACAGCTGTCGTGGAGAATCCGGGATTCCATGGTATCCGCAGAGCCATTAAAGCATGCGGTGGAATAGCTATTCCTGCGGAAGTTGACCGTCAGGGGGTAAAGCCGCAGGAGTGGGATTCAGGTATTCTCTTTGTCACACCCAGCAGGCAGTATCCTACGGGAGCCGTGCTGAGCCTGGAACGCAGACGACAGCTTCTTGACTGGGCACAGCGGCATAATGCAGTCATTATTGAAGATGATTACGATAGCGAATTTCGCTTTGCTGGCAGACCGATCGAGCCGCTTAAGGCACTCGACACGCAGGAGCGGGTCATCTACATGGGTTCCTTTTCGCAAACGATGTTTACCGGGCTGAGGCTGGGTTATGCGGTGCTGCCGGAAGGGCTCGTAGGAGCCGCTGTTCGCGCCAAGTCTCTGTATGAACCAATGTCCCCGGGATTTCTGGAGCAGCGGGCTCTTGCCAGATTTATGGCCAAGGGAGGCTATATGCGGCATTTACGCCGTCTGACCCGGCTTTATGGAGCGAGACACGAGCACTTTTGTAATCTGATGAAAGAACAGGCTTCTCATCTCTTCGAACTCATACCTGGTGATGCGGGGCTGCATGTCTATGCGCATTGGCTCAGATCACCGGAGGAATACACCGCTTTCTGTATGGCAATAAATCAAAGAGGAATCAGCTTCCGGGATGCGCAGGTATACCGGCTGGATGAAGGGACTCCGGCGGCCTGCTTCGGATTTGCCCATCTGGAAGAGGATCAAATTACGGAAGGCATCAGCAGGCTAATCGCCGCGTGGCAGGATGTGCAAAATTTCGCGTGA